In Fimbriimonadaceae bacterium, the following are encoded in one genomic region:
- a CDS encoding glycine--tRNA ligase subunit alpha, whose translation MTFQELIRRLDDYWAAQGCALLQPFDTEVGAGTMHPATTLNSLGPHPWNVAFVQPSRRPADGRYTLNPMRSQRYYQYQVILKPSPDNVVDLYMGSLDALGFNVKRNDVRLVEDDWESPSLGASGVGWEVWLDGTEITQFTFFQQMGGIDCNPVCAEITYGPERLCLMVNKQNSFWDDLMWNETLSYRDVNYQLEMQENVYNFEVASTDLLFQLFDMYEAESKRVIETKVFWDDAKRILTSQEPETQEEGAHALVYPAFELALKCSHAFNLLDARGAVSATERAAYINRVRARVRACCLRYVEQFKAPATT comes from the coding sequence GTGACGTTCCAAGAGCTGATCCGCCGACTCGACGATTACTGGGCCGCCCAAGGGTGTGCCTTGCTTCAGCCGTTCGATACCGAGGTGGGCGCCGGCACGATGCACCCGGCAACGACGCTGAACTCGTTGGGTCCGCATCCATGGAACGTGGCGTTCGTCCAACCGTCCCGCAGACCCGCGGACGGGCGGTACACGCTGAACCCCATGCGTTCGCAGCGCTACTACCAGTATCAGGTGATCCTCAAGCCCAGCCCCGACAACGTGGTGGACCTGTACATGGGGTCACTCGACGCCCTGGGATTCAACGTGAAGCGAAACGACGTACGGCTGGTCGAGGACGACTGGGAGTCCCCCTCGCTGGGCGCAAGCGGCGTGGGTTGGGAAGTGTGGCTCGACGGCACCGAGATCACCCAGTTCACGTTCTTCCAACAGATGGGCGGAATCGACTGCAACCCCGTGTGCGCCGAGATCACCTACGGCCCGGAGCGGCTTTGCCTGATGGTCAACAAGCAGAACTCGTTCTGGGACGACCTGATGTGGAACGAGACGCTCTCCTACCGCGACGTCAACTACCAGCTCGAGATGCAGGAGAACGTCTACAACTTCGAGGTGGCCTCCACCGACCTCCTGTTCCAACTGTTCGACATGTACGAGGCGGAGTCGAAGCGCGTGATCGAAACGAAGGTCTTTTGGGACGACGCCAAGAGGATTCTCACTTCGCAGGAACCGGAGACTCAGGAAGAAGGAGCCCACGCGCTCGTCTATCCCGCGTTCGAGTTGGCCCTGAAGTGCTCCCACGCGTTCAACCTGCTCGACGCCCGCGGCGCGGTCTCCGCGACCGAGCGTGCGGCCTACATCAACCGTGTTCGCGCGCGGGTTCGGGCGTGCTGCCTCCGGTACGTCGAACAGTTTAAAGCACCCGCAACGACGTAG
- a CDS encoding DUF2807 domain-containing protein, giving the protein MIKSLVALAAVATMAGGCGVVHVIDRISDGGPRIEGSGKAASEVRQVSDFKGIVVEGATDVVAKVGPKVSVKVEGDDNIVPKIITKVEDGKLVITCEESYSSRTPLKVTVTAPSLEEISVKGSANAVIDGVKCSSFSASIAGSGDVTVRGTADSVDASIAGSGDMDLSGLKAKNADVSISGSGDVSVFATESLEGAIAGSGDIAYSGNPGKVERSIVGSGEIHAAG; this is encoded by the coding sequence ATGATCAAGAGTTTGGTTGCGCTGGCAGCGGTTGCGACGATGGCAGGAGGATGCGGCGTGGTGCACGTCATCGACCGGATCTCCGACGGGGGACCTCGAATCGAAGGCTCCGGCAAGGCCGCGAGCGAAGTGCGGCAGGTGTCCGACTTCAAGGGGATCGTCGTCGAAGGGGCGACCGATGTGGTCGCCAAGGTCGGTCCCAAGGTTTCGGTCAAGGTCGAAGGGGACGACAACATCGTCCCGAAGATCATCACCAAGGTCGAAGACGGCAAGCTCGTCATAACGTGCGAAGAGTCCTACTCGTCCCGCACGCCTCTGAAGGTGACCGTCACCGCCCCGTCGCTGGAGGAGATCTCCGTGAAGGGTTCGGCGAACGCGGTGATCGACGGAGTGAAGTGCTCGAGCTTCTCGGCGAGCATCGCCGGTTCTGGGGACGTCACCGTACGCGGCACCGCGGACAGCGTGGACGCCTCCATTGCGGGCTCGGGCGACATGGACCTCTCGGGTCTCAAGGCGAAGAACGCCGACGTTTCGATCAGCGGCTCGGGAGACGTCTCGGTGTTCGCGACCGAATCGCTGGAGGGGGCGATCGCAGGCAGCGGCGACATCGCCTACAGCGGGAATCCGGGCAAGGTCGAGCGATCGATCGTGGGCTCGGGCGAGATCCACGCGGCCGGCTGA
- the selA gene encoding L-seryl-tRNA(Sec) selenium transferase, giving the protein MTGLRSLPKVDVLAQHPALSSYAPALRAESARKAIAWARTELKAGREVAREAIEARAEAEAGRAAQASLRPVINASGVILHTGLGRARLAAEAVEQIRAASASHAAVEFDLAEGTRGDRQAHVETMLCSLTGAEAAHVVNNAAAAVFLSLASVASGREVVLSRGQMVEIGGSFRMPDIVRNSGCRLVEVGCTNKTRLSDYREALGEETGAILRCHPSNFRIVGFVEEPSLGELVALADEAAVPLIDDMGSGCLVDTRPYGLPHQPTLQEAVGSKAHLVTASGDKLLGGPQAGLILGRREWVERARRHPLARAVRVDKLTLAGLEATLRLYQQGRQQEIPTLRSLARPLDEVRRAARRLARAYPGATQVSEGLTEVGGGCAPGIGVPTVRVGLRCQDPVLLAKTLREANPPIVARIEDGLVWLDPRTLDDDEVRLAGRTLAGLVIAQ; this is encoded by the coding sequence ATGACCGGATTACGATCGCTCCCCAAGGTCGATGTTCTCGCACAACACCCCGCGTTGTCGTCCTACGCACCCGCCCTGCGTGCCGAGTCGGCCCGCAAGGCCATCGCTTGGGCCAGGACAGAACTCAAGGCAGGACGCGAAGTCGCGCGCGAGGCGATCGAGGCGCGGGCGGAGGCCGAGGCGGGGCGCGCCGCCCAGGCGTCTCTCAGGCCCGTCATCAACGCCTCCGGCGTGATTCTCCATACGGGGCTGGGCAGGGCGCGGCTCGCAGCAGAGGCCGTCGAGCAGATCCGAGCGGCCAGCGCTTCGCACGCGGCGGTGGAGTTCGACCTGGCGGAGGGGACTCGGGGCGACCGCCAAGCCCACGTCGAAACGATGTTGTGCTCGCTCACGGGAGCAGAGGCCGCCCATGTGGTCAACAACGCCGCCGCTGCGGTGTTCCTCTCCTTGGCCTCGGTGGCCTCGGGGAGGGAAGTGGTGCTCTCCCGCGGCCAGATGGTGGAGATCGGAGGCTCCTTCCGGATGCCCGACATCGTGCGAAACAGCGGATGCCGCCTCGTCGAAGTGGGCTGCACCAACAAGACGCGACTGTCGGACTACCGCGAAGCGCTAGGCGAGGAGACGGGCGCCATTCTCCGCTGCCATCCGAGCAACTTCCGCATCGTTGGCTTCGTCGAAGAACCTTCGCTCGGTGAGCTGGTCGCCCTCGCCGACGAGGCTGCCGTGCCCCTCATCGACGACATGGGATCGGGTTGCCTCGTGGACACCCGGCCCTACGGGCTTCCCCATCAGCCGACGCTGCAGGAAGCCGTGGGATCGAAGGCGCACCTGGTTACTGCGAGCGGCGACAAGCTTCTCGGTGGGCCGCAGGCGGGCCTGATCCTCGGACGCAGAGAGTGGGTCGAGCGCGCCAGGCGCCACCCCTTGGCGCGCGCCGTCCGCGTCGACAAACTCACTTTGGCCGGGCTGGAGGCGACGTTGCGCCTCTACCAGCAGGGCCGCCAACAGGAGATTCCGACCCTGCGCTCGCTGGCCCGACCCTTGGACGAGGTTCGCCGCGCGGCGAGGCGACTTGCCAGGGCGTATCCCGGCGCGACCCAGGTGTCCGAGGGCCTTACCGAGGTGGGTGGCGGCTGCGCTCCCGGGATCGGAGTGCCCACCGTCCGCGTCGGGCTCCGTTGCCAAGACCCCGTCCTGCTCGCCAAGACGTTGCGCGAAGCCAACCCTCCGATCGTGGCCCGCATCGAGGACGGGCTCGTGTGGCTGGATCCCCGCACCTTGGACGACGATGAAGTCAGGCTCGCGGGGCGCACGCTGGCCGGCCTGGTGATCGCCCAATGA
- a CDS encoding Arc family DNA-binding protein yields the protein MAERKSVLLRIPEPLWRQLKRLAEQDLRSVNGEIEFLLRDALKRRGHRLPPESDEEPPE from the coding sequence ATGGCCGAGCGCAAATCCGTCCTGCTCCGAATTCCCGAGCCGCTTTGGCGACAGCTGAAGCGGCTCGCGGAGCAGGATCTGCGCAGCGTCAACGGCGAGATCGAGTTTCTCCTGCGCGACGCGCTCAAGCGGCGCGGGCACCGGTTGCCTCCGGAGTCGGACGAAGAACCTCCCGAGTGA
- a CDS encoding aspartate 1-decarboxylase → MQLKQLLKAKLHHARVTYANPDYVGSIEIDGDLLAQIGIEDGELVHVWAVDHTSRIQTYAFAGPKGVVGMNGGAAHHFSPGDRVVIAAFVLSDEPVTPKMLHLGESNEVLGDMTPFSVLG, encoded by the coding sequence ATGCAACTCAAGCAACTCCTGAAGGCGAAGCTGCACCACGCACGGGTGACCTATGCGAACCCGGATTACGTGGGCAGCATCGAAATCGATGGCGACCTCCTCGCCCAGATTGGGATCGAGGACGGCGAACTGGTGCACGTCTGGGCCGTGGATCACACCAGCCGCATCCAAACGTACGCCTTTGCCGGGCCGAAAGGCGTAGTCGGCATGAACGGCGGCGCGGCGCACCACTTCTCGCCGGGCGACCGGGTGGTCATCGCCGCCTTCGTCCTGTCCGACGAGCCCGTGACGCCCAAGATGCTCCATCTCGGGGAGTCCAACGAAGTGCTGGGCGACATGACCCCGTTCAGCGTGCTCGGCTGA
- a CDS encoding carboxypeptidase M32: MSAQTSLLERHATLNALQKAAAVLNWDRQVGMPPGGAAARTAHVGQLARLAHELATSDELAALLERAASEAEPGSDDAATVRVLQREAELQRKMPRALVVEKAAVSSEAYEVWKAAREAADFAPMEPYYARLFDIAGRTAEALGYEEHVYDPLLDLFEEGAKTSDARKMFETIQPPITAMVRRIQEAGPNVDDSFLEGPWDDQVLRGAMERILQGIGFDFQSGRLDVAPNAFCSNFSVSDVRMTTRPASHLKGIVFSSLHEMGHALYEQNSPKEWDRQPLCGGISLGIHESQSRLWENIVGRSPFFWNWALPFLQEAFPGRLDVGPERFAAAVNKVEPGPVRIGSDELTYNLHIQVRFELECDVLTGQVRVRDLPDAWNAKMERYLGITPPHDGLGVLQDVHWSRGSIGYFPTYAMGNLIGGQVWQALKQDLPQAEEGMAQGDFKPILGWLTEKIYRQGKRFTPKELLVRVAGSEMRADAWLGYAQAKFGC, encoded by the coding sequence GTGAGCGCTCAGACCTCTCTCCTCGAACGGCACGCCACCCTCAACGCACTCCAAAAAGCGGCCGCTGTCCTGAATTGGGACCGCCAAGTCGGAATGCCTCCCGGCGGCGCTGCGGCGCGCACGGCGCACGTCGGCCAGCTCGCCCGGCTCGCCCACGAACTGGCCACCTCGGATGAGCTTGCCGCGCTCCTCGAACGTGCCGCGTCCGAGGCAGAGCCGGGGTCCGACGATGCGGCCACCGTTCGCGTGCTGCAGCGCGAAGCCGAACTCCAGAGGAAGATGCCCCGGGCTCTGGTCGTCGAGAAGGCGGCGGTCTCCTCCGAGGCGTACGAGGTATGGAAAGCCGCTCGAGAAGCGGCCGATTTCGCTCCGATGGAGCCCTACTACGCCCGCCTGTTCGACATCGCCGGGCGTACGGCCGAAGCGCTTGGTTACGAGGAGCACGTCTACGATCCGTTGCTGGACCTCTTCGAAGAGGGGGCGAAGACCTCGGATGCCCGGAAGATGTTTGAAACGATCCAGCCTCCGATCACGGCGATGGTGCGGCGCATTCAGGAGGCCGGACCGAACGTGGACGACTCGTTCCTCGAGGGACCTTGGGACGACCAGGTCCTCCGTGGCGCGATGGAGCGGATTCTTCAGGGCATCGGCTTTGACTTCCAATCCGGACGGCTCGACGTCGCTCCCAACGCCTTCTGCTCCAACTTCTCCGTCTCCGACGTCCGCATGACCACGCGCCCGGCGTCCCACCTCAAGGGCATTGTGTTCAGCTCGCTGCACGAGATGGGACACGCTCTCTACGAGCAGAATTCGCCCAAGGAGTGGGATCGACAACCGTTGTGCGGCGGCATCTCGCTTGGCATCCACGAGAGCCAATCGCGTCTTTGGGAGAATATCGTCGGACGCAGCCCCTTCTTCTGGAATTGGGCTCTTCCCTTCCTTCAGGAGGCGTTTCCGGGGCGGCTCGATGTCGGACCGGAGCGGTTTGCCGCCGCGGTGAACAAGGTGGAGCCCGGACCGGTGCGCATCGGCTCCGACGAGCTGACCTACAACCTTCACATCCAGGTGCGGTTCGAACTGGAGTGCGACGTGCTGACCGGGCAAGTCCGGGTGCGTGACCTACCCGACGCCTGGAACGCGAAAATGGAGCGGTATCTCGGGATCACGCCTCCCCACGACGGGCTCGGCGTGCTCCAGGACGTGCACTGGTCGCGTGGTTCGATCGGCTACTTCCCGACCTACGCCATGGGGAACCTGATCGGCGGCCAGGTGTGGCAAGCCCTGAAGCAGGACCTTCCTCAGGCCGAAGAGGGGATGGCGCAGGGCGACTTCAAGCCGATTCTGGGTTGGCTCACGGAGAAGATCTACCGCCAAGGCAAGCGCTTCACCCCCAAGGAGCTCCTGGTCCGTGTTGCTGGATCGGAAATGCGCGCCGATGCGTGGCTCGGGTACGCGCAGGCCAAATTCGGGTGCTAA
- a CDS encoding HD domain-containing protein gives MNQLAQLNDRVREFLTTLDAHNPGEAAHAHRVSVYAVATADRLGVREDDLIHLKWAALLHDVGKVSVDARLMQKLGKLDEIELAALREHASAAESVIEGTLWLVPAAPMIRHHHEWWNGEGYPDGLSGEAIPLGARIIGLAEAYDVLVSDVPWRNRLDETLALEELERCSGKQFDPVVLDAFRKIQPLVQPADPA, from the coding sequence ATGAACCAACTGGCGCAGCTCAACGACCGGGTGCGGGAGTTCCTCACGACCTTGGACGCGCACAACCCCGGCGAGGCCGCCCATGCGCATCGGGTCAGCGTGTACGCGGTCGCCACGGCCGATCGGCTCGGTGTCCGCGAAGACGATCTGATCCACCTCAAGTGGGCGGCCTTGCTCCACGACGTCGGGAAAGTGAGCGTCGATGCCCGTCTGATGCAGAAGCTCGGGAAGCTCGACGAAATCGAACTCGCGGCCCTCCGAGAGCACGCGAGCGCCGCGGAATCGGTGATCGAAGGAACTCTGTGGCTCGTGCCCGCGGCGCCCATGATCCGACACCACCACGAGTGGTGGAACGGGGAAGGCTATCCCGATGGCCTCTCTGGCGAGGCGATCCCCTTGGGCGCTCGGATCATTGGACTGGCCGAAGCCTACGACGTCCTGGTTTCGGATGTGCCTTGGCGGAACCGGCTCGATGAAACCCTTGCTTTGGAGGAGTTGGAGCGATGCAGCGGCAAGCAGTTCGACCCGGTGGTTTTGGATGCCTTCCGCAAAATCCAACCCCTGGTTCAGCCAGCAGACCCAGCCTAG
- a CDS encoding SPFH domain-containing protein, with protein MKHEYEVRGLPGWLMLLVSIGLFAGGVWSIVSMAQMADQGGQVGGMEVGRLIGFWLLWSLTLPGFFIVEPNGSKVLLLFGSYKGTVKAAGFHWTNPFMTKRSLSLRVRTLNGEKLKVNDLSGNPVEIAAIVVWKVRDTFEAAFEVDNYDDYVMMQSETAVRHSASTYPYDAEDDTVSLRRNTSEVSEHLTQELSERLSRAGVEVLEARLSHLAYAPEIASAMLRRQQAAAIIAARQKIVEGAVTMVDMALKHIEKDEIVKLDEERKAQMVSNLMVVLCSDHSAQPVLNTGSLY; from the coding sequence ATGAAACACGAGTATGAGGTTCGGGGTCTTCCGGGATGGCTGATGCTGTTGGTGAGCATCGGCTTGTTCGCTGGAGGTGTTTGGTCCATTGTCTCGATGGCACAGATGGCGGATCAGGGAGGGCAGGTAGGCGGGATGGAGGTCGGACGACTGATCGGCTTCTGGCTGCTTTGGAGCCTAACCCTCCCGGGATTCTTCATCGTCGAACCGAACGGAAGCAAGGTGCTGCTGCTCTTTGGAAGCTACAAAGGGACGGTGAAGGCCGCCGGATTCCACTGGACGAACCCCTTCATGACCAAGCGCTCTCTTTCCCTGCGCGTGCGTACGCTGAACGGGGAGAAGCTCAAGGTCAACGACCTATCGGGCAATCCGGTGGAGATCGCGGCGATCGTTGTGTGGAAGGTTCGCGACACCTTCGAGGCCGCCTTCGAGGTGGACAACTACGACGACTACGTGATGATGCAGTCCGAAACGGCCGTCCGGCACTCGGCCTCGACCTATCCTTACGACGCGGAAGACGACACGGTCTCGCTTCGCCGCAACACCTCGGAAGTCTCCGAGCACCTGACGCAGGAGCTGAGCGAGCGGCTTTCGCGAGCGGGCGTGGAGGTCCTCGAGGCCCGGTTGTCCCACCTGGCCTACGCGCCGGAAATCGCAAGCGCCATGCTTCGCCGACAGCAGGCGGCCGCGATCATCGCCGCGCGGCAGAAGATCGTCGAGGGCGCGGTGACCATGGTGGACATGGCCCTCAAGCACATCGAGAAGGACGAGATCGTCAAACTCGACGAGGAGCGCAAGGCGCAGATGGTCTCGAACCTGATGGTCGTGCTCTGCAGCGACCATTCGGCGCAGCCCGTGTTGAACACAGGGTCGCTGTACTAG
- the ccsA gene encoding cytochrome c biogenesis protein CcsA gives MGEFGHLGWPTAPAWSVFAGAAGRVLVLAGLALFAASILFWLLAPRHARFGRFGGWAFTLGGFTVFGAILCLGSLFAGDQFQYQYVFSRGDASTALKYKIAGIWAGQEGSFLLWATTSALFGILAAPRTGEHRRWFTIPFALFLGALCGILAYETPFRLIPEAGNLVPPTGAGLTPSLQNYWVVIHPPTIFLGFGSLAVPFCWAVAAMVGPRTSTWIAGVRPWAIAGVGLLGVGLCMGGFWAYETLGWGGFWMWDPVENVSFVPWLLLVVFIHGLIVQGTRSSWGGTNLLFAGLPFLAFVYGTFLTRSGFLADASVHSFAQMDSTAHKVLLGFFFVSLLGYLALWVVRGRTVRSEAKPLAGDGVHREAGYRWGVLLLSAMAASTAIGMSVPLFMALTGRQPRVVEEHIYHLVLSWFFVPILMLMAIGPFLSWRPKPLRATLGEMVNVLSISIATIGLAMLAMNRSDWTAGAYNGDTVAFPAGVQVPLKPWVLFLAFLCIFAAAANLWRLGSLWKRGRSSAGGFLAHVGVAVLMAGLVVSRGFEQKSQVVLVEKDGAGSALGYVIRYKGRSIEKGDPSDFLFDRNNKMLFDLRGHGEEFVADPGLFYFRNTESPEATPNQMVWPSIHQTLSHDIYFTLRSEEFDIGEPQMLKPGETKQFSGLSVTYEEMVTTGAPGVPGTRFGARIKVEAPGEGLSAEVTPELELTQSGLVPHFASTGQGVLVSMQAMDAASRSALIQLHRERPAYPVELFYKPMTILVWVGTGILAIGCAIAAWFRRPRRHSASEASERTEPAIEPSAKAPVNV, from the coding sequence GTGGGCGAGTTTGGGCACCTTGGGTGGCCGACCGCGCCCGCGTGGTCGGTTTTCGCAGGTGCCGCTGGTCGGGTTCTCGTCCTTGCCGGGCTGGCTCTCTTCGCCGCGTCGATTCTCTTTTGGCTCCTCGCCCCCAGACACGCGCGCTTCGGGCGTTTCGGGGGATGGGCGTTCACGCTGGGCGGCTTCACCGTCTTCGGCGCGATCCTCTGCCTCGGCTCGCTGTTTGCGGGCGATCAGTTCCAGTACCAGTACGTGTTTTCGCGCGGAGACGCAAGCACGGCGCTCAAGTACAAGATCGCGGGCATCTGGGCGGGCCAAGAGGGCAGCTTCCTGCTTTGGGCGACGACGTCGGCCCTCTTCGGAATCCTGGCCGCGCCCCGGACCGGGGAGCACCGTCGCTGGTTCACGATCCCCTTCGCCCTCTTTCTGGGCGCCCTCTGCGGCATCCTCGCCTATGAGACGCCGTTTCGCCTGATTCCGGAAGCGGGCAACCTCGTCCCGCCGACCGGCGCTGGGCTCACACCCTCCCTGCAGAATTACTGGGTCGTCATCCACCCCCCCACGATCTTCCTTGGGTTTGGGAGTTTGGCCGTGCCGTTTTGCTGGGCGGTCGCAGCGATGGTCGGCCCGCGCACCTCGACCTGGATCGCGGGCGTTCGGCCTTGGGCGATCGCGGGGGTGGGGCTGCTTGGTGTCGGCCTTTGCATGGGTGGCTTCTGGGCCTACGAGACGCTCGGCTGGGGCGGCTTTTGGATGTGGGATCCGGTCGAGAACGTGAGCTTTGTGCCGTGGCTCCTTCTGGTGGTGTTCATCCACGGCCTGATCGTGCAGGGCACCCGGTCCAGTTGGGGCGGGACGAATCTGCTGTTCGCGGGCCTTCCCTTCCTCGCGTTCGTCTACGGCACGTTCCTCACGAGGAGCGGGTTCCTGGCCGACGCGAGCGTGCACAGCTTCGCCCAGATGGATAGCACCGCCCACAAGGTGTTGCTGGGCTTCTTCTTCGTGTCGCTCCTCGGATACCTGGCCCTTTGGGTCGTGCGTGGCCGCACGGTGCGCAGCGAGGCCAAACCGCTCGCGGGCGACGGGGTTCATCGCGAGGCCGGTTACCGCTGGGGAGTCCTTCTGCTGAGCGCGATGGCTGCGTCGACCGCCATCGGGATGAGCGTGCCGCTGTTCATGGCCCTGACGGGACGCCAACCCCGCGTCGTGGAGGAGCACATCTACCACTTGGTGCTCTCCTGGTTCTTCGTGCCGATCCTCATGCTCATGGCGATCGGGCCGTTCCTGTCATGGCGTCCCAAACCCCTTCGCGCCACCTTGGGCGAGATGGTGAACGTCCTCAGCATCTCCATCGCGACGATCGGGTTGGCCATGCTGGCGATGAACCGCTCCGATTGGACCGCCGGCGCGTACAACGGAGACACCGTGGCGTTTCCCGCAGGCGTCCAGGTTCCGTTGAAGCCGTGGGTGCTGTTCCTCGCCTTCCTTTGCATCTTTGCCGCCGCGGCCAATTTGTGGCGCCTGGGGTCGCTCTGGAAGCGCGGACGCTCTTCGGCCGGTGGCTTTCTCGCGCACGTCGGCGTCGCCGTGCTCATGGCGGGGCTGGTCGTTTCCAGAGGCTTTGAGCAGAAGTCGCAGGTCGTGCTGGTCGAAAAGGACGGCGCGGGGTCGGCCTTGGGGTACGTGATCCGATACAAGGGCCGCTCCATCGAAAAGGGAGACCCGTCGGATTTCCTCTTCGACCGCAACAACAAGATGCTGTTCGATTTGCGCGGGCACGGCGAGGAGTTCGTCGCCGATCCAGGGCTCTTCTACTTCCGCAACACCGAGTCTCCCGAAGCGACGCCGAACCAGATGGTCTGGCCCTCGATCCACCAAACCCTCTCGCACGACATCTACTTCACGCTGCGGAGCGAGGAGTTCGACATCGGGGAGCCGCAGATGCTCAAACCAGGCGAGACCAAGCAGTTCTCGGGCCTGAGCGTCACGTACGAAGAGATGGTGACCACGGGCGCGCCCGGCGTCCCCGGAACGCGCTTTGGAGCCCGTATCAAGGTCGAGGCGCCGGGCGAGGGGCTCTCGGCCGAGGTGACTCCCGAACTCGAGCTCACCCAGAGCGGATTGGTTCCCCACTTCGCCTCGACGGGCCAGGGCGTTCTCGTTTCGATGCAGGCCATGGATGCGGCGAGCCGGAGCGCGTTGATCCAACTGCACCGCGAGCGCCCGGCCTACCCGGTGGAGCTCTTCTACAAGCCGATGACGATCCTTGTCTGGGTCGGGACGGGTATCTTGGCGATCGGCTGCGCGATCGCCGCCTGGTTCCGACGTCCTCGGAGGCACTCGGCATCCGAGGCGTCCGAACGTACCGAGCCGGCGATCGAACCGAGCGCGAAGGCGCCGGTGAACGTCTAA
- a CDS encoding choice-of-anchor B family protein translates to MSILRSKRFGALVAVVGLFGAADAQYPANNVVLRSQVSLNTFGAQSGNDCWGYVSPSGREYALMGCNNKLAIVEVTNPSAPNYFASISHPSSTWGDIKVYKSCAYVVTETSGTGIQVIDLSNIDNHVVNLVRTLPAPDRSHNLAIDTTSGFLYSLGSRGGSGTTTCWDLSVPTNPVQVGSDSMTNIYIHDAQIVTYTSGPYAGRQILFGSAANLGAVIVDVTDKNNPSVVRTLTYPSIGYTHQAWLSADRHYLYLDDEMDETGSGFTTRTMVFDVSNLEQASLVTTFTSGESAIDHNLYVRDGFIFQANYRSGLRIFDANDNPTAPVQVGFFDTYPPNNSTGFDGAWSNFPFFPSGTVIISDINRGLFVVDPTQAVTRFEAPTSYRVLRGIPVQGNLASLVSSDDSYLQVRRNLAADEIGHEIWVQVEGRAVTEHPNSVAFVLEARAQASGFRQVLELFDFSSRTWVQADVRFAGTSDQTITVQAPGGQSRFVEPGTRAVRARVGWTNVAADVAQSWSIWIDRAVWKIVP, encoded by the coding sequence ATGTCCATTTTGAGAAGCAAACGCTTTGGGGCCCTGGTGGCCGTGGTCGGGCTGTTTGGGGCGGCGGACGCGCAGTATCCGGCGAACAACGTCGTTCTGAGGAGCCAAGTTTCGCTCAACACGTTCGGCGCCCAGTCGGGCAACGACTGCTGGGGCTACGTTTCGCCTTCGGGCCGAGAGTATGCGCTCATGGGCTGCAACAACAAGCTTGCGATCGTCGAAGTGACCAACCCGTCCGCTCCCAACTACTTCGCGTCCATTTCCCACCCCAGCAGCACGTGGGGCGACATCAAGGTCTACAAGAGTTGCGCCTACGTCGTGACGGAGACCTCCGGCACCGGCATCCAGGTGATCGACCTGTCGAACATCGACAACCACGTGGTCAACCTCGTTCGGACGTTGCCCGCCCCGGATCGATCCCACAACCTCGCCATCGATACGACCAGCGGCTTCCTCTATTCCCTCGGATCGCGTGGCGGATCGGGAACGACCACGTGCTGGGACCTCTCGGTTCCTACCAACCCGGTGCAGGTCGGCTCGGACTCGATGACCAACATCTACATCCACGACGCGCAGATCGTCACCTACACGAGTGGACCCTATGCGGGACGACAGATTTTGTTCGGGAGCGCGGCGAACTTGGGCGCGGTGATCGTGGACGTGACGGACAAGAACAACCCGAGCGTCGTTCGCACTCTGACCTACCCGAGCATCGGATACACGCACCAGGCGTGGCTTTCCGCGGACCGGCACTACCTCTACCTCGACGACGAGATGGACGAGACCGGTTCGGGTTTCACGACCCGGACGATGGTCTTCGACGTCTCCAATTTGGAGCAAGCGTCCCTGGTCACGACCTTCACCTCGGGTGAGTCGGCGATCGACCACAACCTCTATGTGCGCGACGGGTTCATCTTCCAGGCCAACTACCGGAGCGGCCTGCGGATATTCGATGCCAACGACAACCCCACCGCCCCGGTTCAAGTCGGCTTCTTCGACACGTATCCGCCGAACAACAGCACCGGGTTCGACGGCGCGTGGAGCAATTTCCCCTTCTTCCCGAGCGGCACGGTCATCATCAGCGACATCAACCGGGGCCTGTTCGTGGTGGACCCAACGCAAGCCGTCACTCGGTTCGAGGCGCCCACGTCCTATCGGGTACTTCGAGGCATTCCCGTCCAGGGCAACCTCGCCTCGCTGGTCTCCAGCGACGATTCGTACCTCCAGGTGCGCCGCAACCTCGCCGCCGACGAGATCGGCCACGAAATCTGGGTCCAGGTCGAGGGTAGGGCTGTGACGGAGCATCCGAACTCGGTCGCCTTCGTGCTCGAGGCCCGCGCGCAGGCAAGTGGATTCCGACAGGTCCTCGAGTTGTTCGACTTCTCGTCCCGCACGTGGGTCCAGGCGGACGTCCGCTTCGCCGGAACGAGCGACCAGACGATCACCGTCCAGGCGCCCGGTGGTCAGAGCCGGTTCGTCGAACCCGGAACGCGCGCGGTGCGCGCCCGCGTCGGTTGGACGAACGTGGCGGCCGACGTCGCCCAATCGTGGTCCATCTGGATCGATCGCGCGGTCTGGAAGATCGTGCCTTAG